The Bacteroidota bacterium genome segment ACGACTCGATAGAATTACTGATCGACAAAAATTACCTTTCACAAAAAATTACCAGGTACAAAATTCCGGTAAAGCAAAATCAATTCTATTTTGAGTTCACTATCGACAGAAACTACCTGGTTGATCTCAATTATGCAGGACAAACCACAAAACTTTACCTGGAACAGAATGACAAACTGGATATAAAATTTAAAGCAGGAAGCCTGGCTGAAAGCATTGTCTTTACTGAAAAAGGTGCTGCCAACAACCTGTTCCTGCAAAAATTCAATGAGCAGTTCGCAAATGATTTTTCAATTGGTTCAATGGAAGAAAAAATGAAAACAACCGGAGTAGATGAGTTTGAAAATTTCATATTCGGCAACAGGACAAAACAAAAAAAGTTTTACGAGGCATACCCCGATATAAATTTATTGTCAGAAAAGTTTAAAAAATATATTGAAAATCAGATCAAATACACTTACCTCGGCCATCTGCTCGCGTGGCCAGTTGTAAACGCTAATAAAAGCAATAGTATTCTTACTGTCGCGCATTTACCCCCAGTGATGCTTGATGAACTTGATAAAAAGGCGGTAAGCGATGAAGAAGCCATGATCAGCGGGTCGTACCGCGATTTTCTTGTGTGGTTTGTCACTTATTTCGCTTCAGAGCAGAACGGATTCAATAAGTTTACTGATTTCACCCTCTCAGCCGAAAAAAAATATGTGGTTGCGAGCGATCACCTGAAAGGCACTCCCCTGCTCTATTACCTTACCCGTTTTTTACTTGAAACAGGCGAAAAAGTAAATCCCGAAACGGTGAAAAGTATTTACCAGCGTATGGAGAAGCAGGTCAGCCTGCCGAAAGGCAGTTCGGCCCACAGGCAGGAAGAAACACCTGAGTATACAAGTATAGTAAAAGATAAACTGGGCAAATGGATGAAAACAAAATTGCCAAAACCCGAAACAGCAAAGTCTAACGATCCATCACCAGGCAATAAGTTCCGTGGCATCAGTGGCAAGGAAGTAAGTCTTGCCGACTTTAAAGGAAAAGTTGTTTATGTCGATTTCTGGGCAAGCTGGTGCGGCCCTTGCCGGCAGCAGTTCCCCTTTAGCAAAGAGCTGCATGAAAAATTAAGCGACAAACAAAAAAAGGAAGTGGTGTTCCTGTATATTTCTATTGACGACAATGAAGATGCCTGGAAAAACACGGTCAAACAATTACAACTTACCGGAGAGCATGCCCTGTCGCCCGGAGGATGGAATTCAACCGCTGCCAGGCAGTTTCAAATAAGCAGCATTCCAAGGTATTTATTGATCGATAAAAAAGGAAATGTAGTAAATCCGAATGCATCAAGGCCAAGTGATGAAAATACGTTGCAGGACATTTTGAATTTACTTAATTAAACAGGGGCGATACGACTTTTTACGTCATTCTTCCTAATAGAACTCATACTCAAAACGGGTTGTTTCGGAACCCCCTTCAAGTCCGGTTTTAACAATTTCCCGCACATCGCCTTTAGGGTCATAACTAACAGTTCGCTTGAACTCAAGCTTCCCGTCCGCTCCGTAAAATTCAACTTTCATAAGCGAACCCTGATCACTGTATTGATTGATCTTCTTGATCGCTGATTCATCATCGCCTCCATTACGTATCAACTCTTTTATTCTATTGCCCTTTGTATCGTACTGATACTCGCCCTTAAAAGCTACAGAATTATCGGAGCCGACCTTGATCTCTTCAATTAACTGTTTATTATCATCGTATGTATAGATCCATTTTGAAACAAGCTTGGGATAGGTAGTATACTTGGATTCTGTAAGTATCTTACCTTTCTCATTGTATGAAGTAGCGAACTTTGAAAAAACTGTTCCATCAGCGTCATTGATAACCTCCTCTATCATATTTCCAAAATTATCATAATCATATGTCCACCTGTTCCTTATTTTATCTTCCAGGTCATATGAAATTTTTTCGATCTGATTTCCTTTATCATTGTACTTGAAGGAATTCTTTGTATAAAAATTTCCGTTTTTATCCAGATTCACCTCTTCTGTAATTTGACCTTTCTCATCATAACTTCCGATCACATCATCATCGATCTTTGTTGAAGAATAATAGATCGTCTCGTCCGTTTTATTTCCACGACTGTCATACTTGAATGTATTATTCGAATTAATAA includes the following:
- a CDS encoding TlpA family protein disulfide reductase, which encodes MKKIFYFLLLSPVLLIAQSKTIVSGTIENAANDSIELLIDKNYLSQKITRYKIPVKQNQFYFEFTIDRNYLVDLNYAGQTTKLYLEQNDKLDIKFKAGSLAESIVFTEKGAANNLFLQKFNEQFANDFSIGSMEEKMKTTGVDEFENFIFGNRTKQKKFYEAYPDINLLSEKFKKYIENQIKYTYLGHLLAWPVVNANKSNSILTVAHLPPVMLDELDKKAVSDEEAMISGSYRDFLVWFVTYFASEQNGFNKFTDFTLSAEKKYVVASDHLKGTPLLYYLTRFLLETGEKVNPETVKSIYQRMEKQVSLPKGSSAHRQEETPEYTSIVKDKLGKWMKTKLPKPETAKSNDPSPGNKFRGISGKEVSLADFKGKVVYVDFWASWCGPCRQQFPFSKELHEKLSDKQKKEVVFLYISIDDNEDAWKNTVKQLQLTGEHALSPGGWNSTAARQFQISSIPRYLLIDKKGNVVNPNASRPSDENTLQDILNLLN
- a CDS encoding RHS repeat protein, giving the protein MMQKKLAKKSFYNAEEALQRNIAYTYSSAGKLLEEKEFNVGGARISSVLYKYTNKGQLTDEKKIAADGSAQSRHIYKYDDIGNKVEEAFISYQFINSNNTFKYDSRGNKTDETIYYSSTKIDDDVIGSYDEKGQITEEVNLDKNGNFYTKNSFKYNDKGNQIEKISYDLEDKIRNRWTYDYDNFGNMIEEVINDADGTVFSKFATSYNEKGKILTESKYTTYPKLVSKWIYTYDDNKQLIEEIKVGSDNSVAFKGEYQYDTKGNRIKELIRNGGDDESAIKKINQYSDQGSLMKVEFYGADGKLEFKRTVSYDPKGDVREIVKTGLEGGSETTRFEYEFY